The Pedobacter frigiditerrae genomic sequence TTATGACCAATCAATTCCAACATTTACAAGCGCCAATGCTTCAAGGTTCCACAAGACTGTAGGTGGTTACCATGCTGCAAAACTGAAAAGATTTGATGAGTTAATTCAAAATCAATTCTCGAAAAGTGTAAACCAAGATGTTTTGGATATGTTAAATACCAAATACTTCATTACACAAGATCCTCAAAATGGTTCTTTCAAAATGTCTAGAAATCCAACTGCTTTAGGTAATGCTTGGATAGTGCAAGGTGTACAGTTTGTAAAAAATGCTGATGAGGAAATGAAAGCCATTAGCAGTTTTGATCCTAAGCAAGAAGCAATTGTAGATGAGCAATACAAAAAACTAATTGACACTACACGTTTAGGTGCTGACCCAACTGCATTTATCAAGATGGAAAAATATCATCCTGATCATATCGAATATTCATATAGTGCCCCTAGGGATGTAATAGCTGTCTTTTCGGAGATATACTATGATAAAGGATGGAATATGTACATTGATGGAAAAGAGAAGCCATATTTTAGAGCAGACTACGTTTTAAGAGCTGCTCAATTAGAGGCTGGTAACCACAGGGTGGAGTTTAAATTTGAGCCTAAATCTTATTATACAGGAGAAAAAATCTCATTAGCTGGTTCTATTTTATTAATCGCATTTTTAGGTTTTGGAATTTATACCGATAACAAGAAAAAGAAAGTAGCTTAGTAAGCGTTTTTCGTCAGCCGTTTTTCGGCTGTCGAGCAATGAGCAACTAAAAGCTGATCGAGTTAATATTATTTAGCCGCAGATTCGCAGATTTTATCTGTAAATCTGTGGCTTTTTTATTTAAGCATTTCTCGTTTGTCCTCTGCCGTTTGTCGAACAACGAACAACGAATAACGCTCAACGAAATTCATAACCTCCACTTAACATGTTGTTAATCTATCATTTGCAGTTTTGTAGATGTAAAAACAACAATATGCCAGAATTATTTTTAGCTGTTTGTGTAATTGTAATCATCGCTTTTTTCTTTAGTCCGTATGAGTTGACTATGGAGGAAGAAGAAGATTGACACAATCATTTCCTTAAAAATAGATGTCAGTTTGCTGGCAATGAGCTTTTTATCACCAAAATTTAGCATATGGAAAAGAGAGAAGTAGAAATTGTAGTCATTTCTGATGTACACTTAGGTACCTACGGCTGTCATGCCAAAGAGCTCTTAAAATACCTTAAAAGCATCAAGCCAAAAAAGATTGTCCTCAATGGTGATATCATTGATATTTGGCAGTTTAGTAAAAGATACTGGCCAGAAACACACATGAAAGTCATTAGAAAGTTGATGAAGTTTGTTGTTGAAGGTGTGCCTGTTTATTATTTAACAGGAAACCACGATGAGTTATTAAGGAAGTTCGCTGATTTACACATGGGCGCTTTTCATTTACAAAATAAGTTGGTATTAGATATTGATGGTAAGAAGGGTTGGTTTTTTCATGGTGATGTTTTTGACGTAACCATGCAACATTCTAAATGGCTCGCAAAAATGGGTGCAATTGGTTATGATAGCTTAATCTTAATCAACAGCTTTGTTAATTGGTGTTTGGCTTTAATTGGTAGACAAAAAATGAGTTTTTCCCAAAAGATAAAAGCCAAATTTAAGGACGCTGTAAAATTCATCAATAGTTTTGAGCAAACAGCTGCCGAACTAGCAATCGAAAAAGGTTATGAGTATGTAGTTTGTGGGCATATTCATCAAGCAGAAAATAGAAAAATAACAACCGAACTCGGTGATGTTATCTATTTGAACAGTGGCGATTGGGTAGAAAGTTTAACTGCTTTGGAGTATGCAAACAAAGAGTGGAAAATATTTAGATACAACCACAAGGATTTCGAAAAAGATGAGGTTGAATTAGGGGAGTTGTCTGATAGCGAGGATTTACATAGCAAGCTAAATATTAACACCTTATTAGAAAAGATTAAATTGGAGATTGTGTAGAGCAAAAAAATACAGATATTAGCCAACGATGAAGATACTTTACGCCATACAAGGCACCGGAAATGGACACGTTAGCAGAGCAAGGGAAATCGTTCCGTTATTGCAAAAGCATGGCGATTTAGATATCTTAATTTCGGGTACACAAGCGGATGTAAAATTGGCTCAAGAAGTTAAATTTCAACTGCATGGTTTCAGTTTTATTTTTGGTAAAAAAGGTGGGGTAGACCATTTCAAGACTTGGAAGAATATGAATTTATTTCGTTTCAAGAAAGACATGAGTGCTGTACCACTTAAAGACTATAACCTTATCATTAACGATTTTGAACCTGTAACTGCTTGGGCTTGCAAAAGTCAGGGCATAGAAAGTGTTTCTCTTAGTCACCAAGCTTCTTTCAAATCTAAAAAAGTACCTAGACCCAGAACCATTGATTGGGGTAAGTTAATATTAAGTCGCTATGCGCCAACAACTCATCACATTGGCTTTCATTTCGAAAGATACGATGACTTTATTTACACACCAGTAATAAGAAGTGAAATAAGAGAATTGGTGAACACAAATTTAGGACATTATACCGTTTATCTTCCCGCCATAGACGATAGGGATTTAGTAAAATTACTTAAACTAATTCCCTCAGTCCGCTGGGAGGTTTTCTCAAAACATACAAAAACGGGTTATAACGATGGAAATGTTTTTGTTGAACCAGTAAACAATATAAAATTTAATCAAAGTATGGCCAGTTCTGCTGGGCTATTTACTGGCGGAGGTTTTGAGGGGCCAGCAGAGGCATTATTTCTAGGGAAAAAGCTGCTGGTGGCGCCAATGAGATTTCAATACGAACAACAGTGTAATGCCTATGCGCTAAAGGAGCTAGGTTTGCCAGTGATCTGGGGTAGCAATAGAAATTGGTTGCCTATTTTAAAAGGTTTTGTAGCCAATACACAATCACATCAATTTAACTTCCCAGACGAAACTGCGGAAATTGTGGCTAATGTGGTAAACAAGTATGCAAGGTAAGTTATTAATTTCTCCCACAAAGTAACGTTATTCCCTCGCAGGAGGGAATCGTAATGCGGTTTTTAAAGCGTTTTACAATTCCCCTCCATTGGAGGGGTGGATGCGCAGCAGACGGGGTGGTTTTAAATCAAAGTATCCGCTAGCCAACTATCCTTCCAACGATATAGTTTACATCGAGAGCAATCTATCAAGAATCTTCAATCAGTTGTAATCAAATTAGCGATAAATTTTTCTTTACTTTGCCGTTATTAAATCGGCATGATCAATCAGTTTCGAAATCTAAATCCATTAAACTTAATATTGCTTGCAGCATATACTGTTTTTATGCGATTGGCTATTTTTATAAATATGCCAGAAAAATTAAACTTTGAGTTTCTGGAACCTTACGCCAAGTTTTTTATCCAAATTCCGTTGTCAAACAGTTTTTCGCCAACTACAAATATATTTTTTGCTACAATCATCGTATTTATCCAAGCCTTATTGTTCAATAGAATAATCAATAACCATGGCCTTTTAGCAAAACCAAGTTACTTGCCAGCTCTATTATACATTACAGGATCTAGTTTATTTTTGCAGTTTTTAATATTAAGTCCGCCCCTTATTTGTAATTTTTTACTGATCTGGGTTATGGATAAATTTCTAAAGATCGGCAAAACGCCAAACGCCATGATGACCATGTTCGACGTGGGAATGATCATCGCCTTTGGGACCCTAATTTATTTCCCTTTTATTGTCTTGTTGATCATGTTATGGTTAAGCTTATTGCTATACCGTTCTTTTAATTGGAGAGAATGGATTGCTGGGTTTATTGGTTTTTTGACCATATTTTTCTTCATTGCAGTTTTTTATTACTGGAATGATAACATCACTCAGTTTTATAAAATTTGGCGCCCATTAACTAACCTTTTCCCCTCTAATCTTCAAATTAAATACAATGATTATTTGGTGCTAATTCCTGTAAGTGTAATTATGGTATTGGCCGCTTTACAGTTAAGAGAAAATTTCTTTAGGAGTTTTATCAGTACAAGAAAGGCTTTTCAGATGTTGTTTTTTATGTTTGTGGTGGCCATCATTAGTTTTTATACCAAACCAGATTTTAGGCTCTATCATTTTTTATTAAGTGTTCCACCTGGAGCAGTTTTGTTGGCCTATTACTTCTCAAATGCTAAAAAACGTTGGTTCTATGAATCCTTATTTGTGGTATTAGTTCTGTCAATACAGTATTTTTTATTCGTTTAACCTTTTTTAACAATTTCACACCTTGAAACTAGCTAAAGATTAATAGCTTTGTGTCGTGAAGTTTGGCATTTACCGTATTGTTTTTAGCCTAGATTTTAATGCGTAATCTGGTAATCGACATAGGAAACACAAATAGTAAGCTGGCAGTTTTTAAGGAAAAAGAGCTGGTTCATTTTGAGCGATTGAAAGAATTGAATCAAATTGAACTAACAAAATTGATTGAAAAATATCAAATCAAAAATGCTACAGTTTCAAGTGTTAATAAAGATGTTGAACAACTTGGAGCGTTTTTGAAACAATCAGTAAATTATCTGCCTTTTACCACGAAAAATATTGGCGGTATAAAAAACAACTATCAAACGCTAAATACATTAGGTTTAGATAGATGGGCGAAAGTAATTGCAGCTTATAAACTCTACTTTGGAGAAAACTGCCTAATGATAGATGCAGGAACTTGTATCACTTATGATGTTTTAACTGCAAACAGCGAATACTTTGGAGGAAGTATTAGTTTGGGTATAAGAATGAGGTTTGAAGCCTTAAATCATTATACTGGAAGATTGCCATTAATAGATTGGAATAAAGAGGAAACTGATATCCCTAATGGAAATGACACTCAAAATGCGATTAGAAACGGTGTTTTACAGGGCGTTTTAAACGAAGTTGAAGGATTTATAGCAATTGAAAATAAGAAAAACAAAGGCCTCAAAGTAATTATTACTGGAGGTGATGCAGATTTTTTGAACAAACAATTAAAAAACAGCATCTTTGCCACCCAAATTATACATGAACCATATTTGGTTTTAAAAGGATTAAATGAAGTTATTACATTATAATATGTACCAAAGATTAAAATATACGTTTGCAGTTTGTCTATTATTAACAAGCATTATTGCAAATGCACAAGTTACCACACAGTCTCCATATTCAAGATTTGGCGTTGGAAATATTAAAGGTGGTTCGTTGCCAATGTTTAGAGCAATGGGTGGTTTATCAACTGGAATATTCAGAACTAACTATTTCAATAACATCAATATTCAAAACCCTGCATCTTATGCAGGTACTGCCATTACAACTGTAGATATGGGGTTAAGCGGTAGTTTCACAGAGTTAAAAAACAGTTCCCAAACTGAACAAAGTTTTAACTCAACCTTAAGTCATATTGCCTTTGCCTTTCCATTGTCTAGAAAATCTGGTTTAAGCTTCGGTATTTTACCTTACTCTGAATTAGGGTATAATTTTAAAAATACAGTGAAAGTGGGTACTACTACCGCTAATACTAAAACAGTAGATTATGAATATCTAGGTGAAGGCGGCTTAACAAAAGCCTATTTAGGTTATGGCGTTCAATTTGGAGATCATTTCAGAATTGGTGCTAATGCGGAATATTTATTCGGAAATCTTACAGAGAATAGGTCTACAGAATATGTACAAGAACCTGGTGCAATAAATTCACGCTTACAATCAAAAAATAGTGTAGGTGGTTTAGCTTTCACCTATGGTGCACAATATGATTTCAATCTAGGCAATAAAACATCATTGGTGTTAGGTTATTCAGGTTCTTCTAATTCGAGAATAAACTCTAAGAAAACTCAAGTTGCCACACAATATTTTAATGATGCCAATGGCGATGAGCAAACTGCTTTGGATACCTTATTATTTGTAGAAAATAGTCCAACAAACTTAAAATTGCCTTTAATTCATAATTTTGGTTTTAGTATCGTAAAAGAAAACAAATGGTTAATTGGAGCAGATTATAGAATGGGCAAATGGTCTGAATTAAGTATAGACAAAATAAATCAAGGTTTACAAGATACTTATGGAGTATCTGTTGGAGGTCAATATACACCAGACATTACTTCCATTAGCGGTTATTTTAAAAGAGTAGATTACCGTTTAGGGTTTTCATACGATAAAACATATATTCAACTGAATAAGCAAGATGTGAAACAAATGGCAGTTACGCTTGGAGTAGGCTTACCCTTATCTTCTTATTCAAGAGGTTCTATTTACAGAATGAATTTAAGTGCAGAGTTAGGGAAAAGGGGGAATACCAACAATGGGTTATTACAAGAAAAATACCTTAACATTCACTTAGGATTTGCACTTAATACTAATAGCTGGTTCCAAAGGTTTAGGTTTGATTAATGAAAGCTTCGGATATTAAATCTGGTCTCCATTTAATTTTTACACTTGCAATAATCTTGCTCATGTCGTCATGTAATGATGATGATATGAAAAATGTCTCTTCAGTTTCTTCTAAACAAATAACCTTAAGTAAAGACAGAACCTATGGTGCCGAGATAATTTATAGTGATTCTGCTAAAGTAAAAGCAAAAGGTTATGCGCCAATTTACGATAAAGTTGTTCCGTCTCAAGGGGCGAGTTATAACGAAATGCCAAGCGGTGTAAAAATCCAATTCTTTGATGAGTTTTTAAAACCCACAGGAACCATCAAGTCTGATTATGCCATTAATAAAGAAATTGAAAAAATAACCATTTTTAGAAGGAACGTAATTATTGTTACAGATAAAATTACTTTCACCACGGAAGAGCTAACTTGGGATGAAAACAAACGGATGTATTTTTCTCCCTCTGGAACAGTTACCACTAAAGATGGGAACGTGTTAAATGGAGCGGCGTTTTCCGCACCTCAAGATTTAAGTACTTATACCATTCATGATGGGACGGGGCAGGGTTATGTAAAAGGCGATTTAGGGCAATAATTCAGGTGTTTAAAGAGGCACTATCTACTTAGTTTTCAAGGGCAAAATCAAATAAAATTAATATTTTCAAATTAGTTCCAAATTTGTATCTTGCGCCCTCTTAAAAAAATAAAAAAT encodes the following:
- a CDS encoding UDP-2,3-diacylglucosamine diphosphatase, translated to MEKREVEIVVISDVHLGTYGCHAKELLKYLKSIKPKKIVLNGDIIDIWQFSKRYWPETHMKVIRKLMKFVVEGVPVYYLTGNHDELLRKFADLHMGAFHLQNKLVLDIDGKKGWFFHGDVFDVTMQHSKWLAKMGAIGYDSLILINSFVNWCLALIGRQKMSFSQKIKAKFKDAVKFINSFEQTAAELAIEKGYEYVVCGHIHQAENRKITTELGDVIYLNSGDWVESLTALEYANKEWKIFRYNHKDFEKDEVELGELSDSEDLHSKLNINTLLEKIKLEIV
- a CDS encoding glycosyltransferase family protein — encoded protein: MKILYAIQGTGNGHVSRAREIVPLLQKHGDLDILISGTQADVKLAQEVKFQLHGFSFIFGKKGGVDHFKTWKNMNLFRFKKDMSAVPLKDYNLIINDFEPVTAWACKSQGIESVSLSHQASFKSKKVPRPRTIDWGKLILSRYAPTTHHIGFHFERYDDFIYTPVIRSEIRELVNTNLGHYTVYLPAIDDRDLVKLLKLIPSVRWEVFSKHTKTGYNDGNVFVEPVNNIKFNQSMASSAGLFTGGGFEGPAEALFLGKKLLVAPMRFQYEQQCNAYALKELGLPVIWGSNRNWLPILKGFVANTQSHQFNFPDETAEIVANVVNKYAR
- a CDS encoding DUF6427 family protein, which gives rise to MPEKLNFEFLEPYAKFFIQIPLSNSFSPTTNIFFATIIVFIQALLFNRIINNHGLLAKPSYLPALLYITGSSLFLQFLILSPPLICNFLLIWVMDKFLKIGKTPNAMMTMFDVGMIIAFGTLIYFPFIVLLIMLWLSLLLYRSFNWREWIAGFIGFLTIFFFIAVFYYWNDNITQFYKIWRPLTNLFPSNLQIKYNDYLVLIPVSVIMVLAALQLRENFFRSFISTRKAFQMLFFMFVVAIISFYTKPDFRLYHFLLSVPPGAVLLAYYFSNAKKRWFYESLFVVLVLSIQYFLFV
- a CDS encoding type III pantothenate kinase, which codes for MRNLVIDIGNTNSKLAVFKEKELVHFERLKELNQIELTKLIEKYQIKNATVSSVNKDVEQLGAFLKQSVNYLPFTTKNIGGIKNNYQTLNTLGLDRWAKVIAAYKLYFGENCLMIDAGTCITYDVLTANSEYFGGSISLGIRMRFEALNHYTGRLPLIDWNKEETDIPNGNDTQNAIRNGVLQGVLNEVEGFIAIENKKNKGLKVIITGGDADFLNKQLKNSIFATQIIHEPYLVLKGLNEVITL